The proteins below are encoded in one region of Vespula pensylvanica isolate Volc-1 chromosome 4, ASM1446617v1, whole genome shotgun sequence:
- the LOC122628793 gene encoding tryptophan--tRNA ligase, cytoplasmic, with product MTAETVEIEALSINGTGDEEDVVTPWNVTSKNDTGIDYDKLIKRFGSSKIDDELITRFEKITQKRPHHFLRRGIFFSHRDMHTILNLYEQGKLFYLYTGRGPSSDSMHLGHLIPFMFCKWLQDVFEVPLVIQLTDDEKAIWKNIDIESAIKLAYNNAKDIIACGFNPAKTFIFSNLEHIGNNPAFYQNMIRIQRSVTYNQVKGIFGFGDSDPIGKIAFPPTQAAPAISGTFPFIFKNKKVPCLIPCAIDQDPYFRMTRDVTPKLGYPKPALLHSTFFPALQGSKTKMSASDSNTAVFLTDTPKQIKNKINKYAFSGGQATVEEHRRLGGNCEVDVSYQWLRFFLEDDEKLKNIREGYTSGQILSGEIKKELIEVLQPLVAKHQEARSKITDEILKEFMTPRDLGFISKI from the exons ATGACTGCAGAAACTGTAGAAATCGAAGCGTTGTCTATAAATGGAACTGGTGACGAAGAAGATGTTGTAACACCGTGGAATGTTACGAGTAAAAATGATACTGGAATTgattatgataaattaataa AGAGATTTGGAAGTTCCAAGATAGACGATGAGTTGATAACTAGATTTGAAAAGATTACGCAAAAAAGGCCTCATCATTTTTTAAGAAgaggaatatttttctcgcATCGTGATATGCACACTATATTAAATCTTTACGAACAAGGAAAACTGTTCTATCTTTATACAGGCAGAGGTCCTAGTTCAGATTCTATGCATTTAGGACATTTAATACCATTTATGTTTTGTAAATGGTTACAAGATGTCTTCGAAGTTCCTTTGGTGATACAGTTGACGGACGATGAAAAGGCTATATGGAAAAACATAGATATAGAAAGTGCTATCAAGTTAGCATATAATAATGCAAAAGATATTATCGCTTGCGGCTTTAATCCAgctaaaacatttattttttcaaatttagaaCACATTGGAAATAATCCagctttttatcaaaatatgaTTAGGATACAACGTTCTGTTACGTACAATCAAGTGAAAGGTATATTTGGTTTTGGTGACAGTGATCCTATTGGAAAGATTGCATTCCCGCCAACTCAGGCTGCACCGGCAATCTCTGGAACatttccctttatttttaaaaataagaaagttcCCTGTTTGATACCATGCGCTATAGATCAAGATCCATACTTTCGGATGACAAGAGATGTAACACCTAAACTTGGATATCCTAAACCTGCTCTGTTACATTCTACTTTTTTCCCAGCGTTGCAAGGttctaaaacaaaaatgtcTGCAAGCGATAGCAACACAGCAGTATTTTTAACGGATACACCCAAGcagataaagaataaaattaacaaatatgcATTTTCTGGTGGGCAAGCCACTGTAGAAGAACACAGGCGATTAGGTGGAAATTGTGAAGTAGATGTGTCCTATCAGTGGCTGCGATTCTTCTTagaagatgatgaaaaattaaaaaatatcagagAA gGATACACTAGCGGACAGATTCTCTcaggagaaataaagaaagagttaATCGAAGTATTACAACCTCTTGTTGCTAAACATCAAGAAGCTAGAAGTAAAATAACGgatgaaatattaaaggaATTCATGACTCCGCGAGATTTAGGTTTTATAAGTAAAATTTAG
- the LOC122628794 gene encoding chymotrypsin-2-like has protein sequence MLLFLYICSVITMYDAIGELHYILHKIAIDIIAKEKSFKNSFFFETADSSIPKIVGGSAAKEGQFPHQASLRIKEKHFCGGSILNKRWILTAAHCLAGLDASRITVVLGTNTLDKGGDLYRANVTIAHEEYDPRKIKNDIGLIKVDKDIEFTDKIKPINLPTENYQKIDSYVILSGWGRTSYPGNSPNELQHIKLKVIDQKKCATMVIITRIPVSDTNICTLNQYGEGACHGDSGGPLIDGDEQVGVVSWGIPCARNRPDVFTRVFSYLNWIKNHIKEDESQTSE, from the exons ATgttgttatttctttatatttgtaGTGTAATCACTATGTACGATGCGATTGGTGAGCTACACTATATTCTACATAAAATAGCAATTGATATTattgcaaaagagaaaagttttaaaaattcttttttttttgaaacagcTGATTCGTCAATTCCTAAAATTGTCGGTGGTTCGGCCGCAAAAGAAGGACAATTTCCACATCAAGCTTCTCTTcgtattaaagaaaaacactTCTGCGGAGgttctattttaaataaacgatgGATCCTTACTGCAGCTCATTGTCTTGCTGG ATTAGATGCTAGCCGTATAACCGTTGTATTAGGAACTAATACCTTAGACAAAGGTGGTGATCTGTACCGAGCAAATGTAACAATAGCTCACGAGGAATATGatccaagaaaaataaaaaatgatatcggATTGATTAAAGTTGATAAGGATATCGAATTTACCGACAAAATAAAACCAATTAACTTACCGACAGagaattatcaaaaaattgaCAGTTATGTTATATTGTCGGGTTGGGGTAGAACAAgc TATCCTGGAAATTCACCGAACGAACTTCAACACatcaaattaaaagtaatcgaTCAAAAAAAGTGTGCTACAATGGTAATAATTACTAGAATTCCTGTTTCCGACACAAATATTTGTACCTTAAATCAATATGGAGAAGGTGCTTGTCAT GGTGACTCTGGTGGTCCTCTTATCGACGGAGACGAACAAGTCGGAGTTGTTTCTTGGGGTATTCCATGTGCAAGAAATCGACCAGATGTCTTTACTCGTGTGTTTAGTTACCTGAATTggataaaaaatcatattaaagAAGATGAAAGTCAAACATctgaataa
- the LOC122628792 gene encoding dolichyl-diphosphooligosaccharide--protein glycosyltransferase 48 kDa subunit translates to MNLTVKYLCFLCIFAFANAGGPTLVLLDNLAIKETHSIFFRTLQDSGYSLIFKLADDANLQLSKYGEYLYQHLIIFAPSIEEFGGSLSVDAITDFIDGGGNVLVAGSSQSGDALRELASECGFEIDEEGASVIDHMNYDVSDSGYHTMIVANPTNLIDASVIVGNQKIPPLLYEGTGLIADANNPLLLRLLTTANSAYSYNPNNPIKEYPHAVGKNTLLIGALQARNNARVLFSGSLFFFSDEAFTKSVQKVQGDQKYEKSGNEAVARAMTQWVFKENGVIRVSAVHHHKIGETQPPPAYTVKDDVVYSIDVEKLSGDKWVPYETNDLQLEFVRIDPFVRMTMKPTGKGHYEARFKIPDVYGVYQFKVDYIRMGLTHLYSTTQVSVRPLQHTQYERFIPSAFPYYVSAFSMMGGVFLFSLVFLHYREDTKTKSE, encoded by the exons ATGAACTTAAcggttaaatatttatgttttctCTGTATTTTCGCTTTTGCGAATGCCGGTGGACCAACTTTAGTATTGCTCGATAATCTTGCAATTAAAGAAACACATTCCATATTTTTCAGAACGTTACAAG ATAGTGGAtatagtttaatatttaaattagcTGATGATGCTAATTTACAACTTTCAAAGTATGGAGAATATCTGTAtcaacatttaattatattcgcaCCATCCATAGAAGAATTTGGTGGTTCTTTAAGTGTAGACGCTATTACTGATTTTATCGATGGAGGTGGAAATGTATTGGTTGCTGGATCTTCGCAATCAGGAGATGCATTACGTGAACTTGCATCAGAATGTGGTTTTGAAATTGATGAAGAAGGGGCTTCTGTTATCGATCATATGAATTATGATGTTTCGGATAGTGGTTATCATACCATGATAGTAGCTAATCCAACCAATTTAATTGATGCTTCCGTTATTGTAGGAAATCAAAAAATTCCTCCGTTATTATATGAAGGAACAGGATTAATAGCAGATGCTAATAATCCTTTATTACTTCGTTTATTAACTACAGCTAATTCTGCTTATTCTTATAATCCTAATAATCCGATCAAAGAATATCCCCATGCTGTTGgtaaaaatactttattaattGGAGCTCTGCAAGCTAGGAACAATGCTAGAGTTTTATTTTCTGGttcactcttcttctttagcgACGAAGCATTTACAAAATCAGTTCAAAAAGTACAAg gtgatcaaaaatatgaaaaatcggGAAATGAAGCAGTTGCTAGAGCTATGACTCAATGGGTCTTTAAAGAAAACGGAGTAATACGAGTCTCTGCTGTTCACCATCACAAAATTGGAGAAACGCAACCTCCTCCAGCCTATACAGTAAAAGATGATGTTGTGTATTCCATCGATGTAGAAAAACTGTCTGGTGATAAATGGGTTCCTTATGAAACAAACGACCTACAACTAGAATTTGTGCGAATTGATCCGTTTGTTCGCATGACTATGAAGCCAACTGGCAAAGGGCACTATGAAGCAAGATTTAAGATTCCCGATGTATATGGAGTATATCAATTTAAAGTAGATTATATTCGTATGGGTTTAACGCACTTATATAGTACAACTCAAGTGTCTGTTCGTCCTTTACAGCACACGCAATATGAACGATTTATTCCAAGTGCATTTCCATACTATGTCAGTGCTTTTTCAATGATGGGAGGTGTAttcctattttctttagtATTTTTGCATTATCGAGAAGATACAAAAACTAAGTCTGAATaa
- the LOC122628789 gene encoding uncharacterized protein LOC122628789, protein MQSEESKRKGNFLHHTNSPEKIRKVGQTSSRFVDTLIGQWSKHTGMQISSMQTKDYKSSIDETEQTNNQDLKIEILQKKLQEAEDNIITLSTNLENELSVKDEISEKLDININFIVILLHFL, encoded by the exons ATGCAATCAGAGGAAAGTAAACGTAAGGGAAATTTTTTACATCATACAAATAGCcctgaaaaaataagaaaagtaggTCAGACTAGTAGCAGATTTGTTGATACGCTAATAGGACAATGGTCAAAGCATACAGGAATGCAGATTTCTTCAATGCAA ACAAAAGATTATAAATCAAGTATAGATGAAAcagaacaaacaaacaatcaAGATctcaaaatagaaattttgcaaaagaaattacaagaggcagaagataatataataacactttcaacaaatttagaaaatgaacTCAGTGTTAAAGACGAAATATCTGAAAAGttagatattaatatcaacTTTATTGTTATATTGCTACATTTCTTATAG